A genome region from Deinococcus seoulensis includes the following:
- the glmM gene encoding phosphoglucosamine mutase, with product MSERKYFGTDGVRAVAGAFPLTAAWVMALGAAAGEVLRGQNERASVVIGKDTRQSGDMLEAALAAGLTSRGVNVIHVGVLPTPGVSYLTRYLKADAGVVISASHNPYEDNGIKFFGADGQKLRDATELQIEAAIDRVDSLPPVTGVALGSVTNYTEAERLYVNYLREHAPDLSGLRIAMDCANGAAYRVGPKVFQAAGADVFAVYTTPDGRNINRECGSTHLDHLQRIVREGKYDLGVAFDGDADRALFVDSRGNVVHGDHMLLLNARARGEKAVVTTIMANMALEVKLNEAGIPLERTAVGDRYVHERLHDQHLQLGGEQSGHILFLDVSPTGDGVLTALLTLGSMRATNTTLDALHDDLVMYPQTLVNVRVADKKAIAVDEAVQAALAEAETRLAGKGRVNLRPSGTENLIRVMVEGQDAAEIHEIARVLAGVVETRGAAHPALT from the coding sequence ATGAGTGAACGGAAGTACTTCGGAACGGACGGCGTGCGCGCCGTGGCGGGGGCGTTTCCCCTGACGGCCGCCTGGGTCATGGCGCTCGGCGCGGCGGCCGGTGAGGTCCTGCGGGGCCAGAACGAGCGGGCCAGCGTCGTGATCGGTAAGGACACCCGCCAGAGCGGCGACATGCTGGAAGCGGCGCTGGCCGCCGGACTGACCAGCCGGGGCGTGAACGTCATTCACGTGGGCGTTCTGCCCACCCCCGGCGTCAGCTACCTGACCCGCTACCTGAAGGCCGACGCGGGCGTGGTCATCAGCGCCTCACACAACCCCTACGAGGACAACGGCATCAAGTTCTTCGGCGCGGACGGCCAGAAACTCCGGGACGCCACCGAACTGCAGATCGAGGCCGCCATCGACCGCGTGGACAGTCTGCCGCCCGTGACCGGCGTGGCGCTGGGCAGCGTCACCAACTACACCGAGGCCGAGCGGCTGTACGTGAATTACCTGCGGGAGCACGCCCCGGACCTGAGCGGCCTGCGGATCGCCATGGACTGCGCGAACGGCGCGGCGTACCGCGTGGGCCCCAAGGTGTTCCAGGCGGCGGGCGCGGACGTGTTCGCCGTGTACACCACCCCGGACGGCCGCAACATCAACCGCGAGTGCGGCAGCACGCACCTGGACCACCTGCAACGCATCGTGCGCGAAGGGAAGTACGACCTGGGCGTCGCCTTCGACGGTGACGCCGACCGCGCCCTGTTCGTGGACAGCCGCGGGAACGTCGTGCACGGCGACCACATGCTGCTCCTGAACGCCCGCGCGCGCGGCGAGAAGGCGGTCGTGACGACCATCATGGCGAACATGGCCCTCGAGGTGAAACTGAACGAGGCGGGCATTCCCCTGGAACGCACTGCCGTCGGGGACCGCTACGTGCACGAACGCCTGCACGACCAGCACCTGCAACTGGGCGGCGAGCAGAGCGGGCACATCCTGTTCCTGGACGTATCACCCACCGGGGACGGCGTGCTGACGGCGCTGCTCACGCTGGGCAGCATGCGCGCCACGAACACCACCCTGGACGCCCTGCACGACGACCTCGTCATGTACCCGCAGACCCTGGTGAACGTGCGCGTGGCCGACAAGAAAGCCATCGCCGTGGACGAGGCCGTGCAGGCCGCCCTGGCCGAAGCGGAAACCCGCCTGGCCGGGAAGGGCCGCGTGAACCTGCGCCCCAGCGGCACCGAGAACCTGATCCGCGTGATGGTCGAGGGTCAGGACGCCGCGGAGATCCACGAGATCGCGCGCGTGCTGGCCGGCGTGGTCGAAACGCGCGGCGCCGCCCACCCCGCACTGACCTGA
- the rpsT gene encoding 30S ribosomal protein S20 encodes MALRHKSAQKRHRQSLKRRMTNRSRKSTIKTFTKKAVVAAQTGAEDIATLQARAESLIDKAAKGSTLHKNAAARKKSRLAKAINKAKAAQQG; translated from the coding sequence ATGGCCCTTCGTCACAAGTCCGCCCAGAAACGCCACCGCCAGAGCCTCAAGCGCCGCATGACCAACCGCAGCCGCAAGAGCACCATCAAGACCTTCACCAAGAAGGCCGTGGTGGCTGCCCAGACCGGCGCCGAGGACATCGCCACGCTGCAGGCCCGCGCCGAGAGCCTGATCGACAAGGCCGCCAAGGGCAGCACCCTGCACAAGAACGCCGCGGCCCGCAAGAAGAGCCGCCTCGCCAAGGCCATCAACAAGGCCAAGGCCGCGCAGCAGGGCTGA
- a CDS encoding RecX family transcriptional regulator has translation MTGRYRPGRRAARTPGADPDATPPPARPARERTPQEQRDALIGYAFRALGQRALTEAELRAKLEKRSDDPDLIAAVLARVQELGYQDDAQVARAEGSRRGVGSLRVRQTLKRRGLTDDLIRETVEARDPEGEAQVVRELLARRWSSFARKRDPQASAFSFLARRGFTGNVIWPAIREHVASLPEGEGPGGALPDDPEGRPEDWE, from the coding sequence ATGACCGGACGCTACAGACCCGGCCGCCGCGCGGCCCGCACGCCCGGCGCAGACCCGGACGCCACACCGCCGCCCGCCCGGCCCGCGCGGGAACGCACCCCGCAGGAGCAGCGCGACGCCCTGATCGGGTACGCGTTCCGCGCCCTCGGGCAGCGGGCGCTGACGGAAGCGGAACTGCGCGCCAAACTGGAGAAACGCAGCGACGACCCGGACCTGATCGCGGCCGTCCTGGCCCGCGTGCAGGAACTCGGCTACCAGGACGACGCGCAGGTCGCGCGGGCCGAGGGGTCGCGGCGCGGCGTGGGCAGCCTGCGCGTCCGGCAGACCCTCAAACGCCGGGGCCTGACCGACGACCTGATCCGCGAGACTGTCGAAGCGCGCGACCCCGAAGGCGAGGCGCAGGTCGTGCGGGAACTGCTGGCACGCCGCTGGTCCTCGTTTGCCCGCAAACGCGATCCGCAGGCCAGCGCGTTCTCGTTCCTTGCGCGGCGCGGCTTTACCGGGAACGTCATCTGGCCCGCCATCCGCGAGCACGTCGCCAGCCTGCCGGAAGGGGAGGGGCCCGGCGGGGCGTTGCCGGACGACCCGGAAGGCAGGCCAGAAGACTGGGAATGA
- a CDS encoding metallophosphoesterase, with the protein MRVYAIADLHLATVTPKPMTVFGPNWAGHPQAIFDQWQDLVRPQDLVLLPGDLSWAMRLPDAMTDLAPVAALPGTKVLLRGNHDYWWPTAGKLRAALPPGMLAVVNDAVRVGNVVVCGSRGWLTPGHDPLGDDDTRLLTREAERLSLSVKAARDLRQPGDHLILMLHYPPATPPYPANPITRVIDDARPDMIVYGHLHGVPVQRSMQHVSGVPAHLVAADGLKFRPKLLLDTGD; encoded by the coding sequence ATGCGCGTGTACGCCATCGCCGACCTGCACCTCGCCACTGTCACCCCGAAACCCATGACGGTCTTCGGGCCGAACTGGGCCGGGCACCCGCAGGCCATCTTCGACCAGTGGCAGGACCTCGTGCGCCCGCAGGACCTCGTGCTGCTGCCGGGCGACCTGTCCTGGGCCATGCGCCTGCCGGACGCCATGACCGACCTCGCGCCCGTCGCGGCGCTGCCCGGCACCAAGGTCCTGCTGCGCGGCAACCACGACTACTGGTGGCCCACCGCCGGGAAACTCCGCGCGGCGCTGCCACCCGGCATGCTGGCCGTCGTGAACGACGCCGTGCGCGTGGGGAATGTCGTCGTGTGCGGCTCGCGCGGCTGGCTCACGCCCGGCCACGACCCCCTGGGCGACGACGACACCCGCCTCCTGACCCGCGAGGCCGAACGCCTGAGCCTGAGCGTGAAAGCCGCCCGCGACCTGCGGCAACCCGGCGATCACCTGATCCTGATGCTGCACTACCCGCCCGCCACGCCCCCGTACCCCGCCAACCCCATCACCCGCGTCATCGACGACGCCCGCCCCGACATGATCGTGTACGGGCACCTGCACGGCGTGCCCGTCCAGCGCAGCATGCAGCACGTCAGTGGGGTGCCCGCGCACCTCGTGGCCGCCGACGGGCTGAAATTCAGGCCCAAACTGCTGCTCGACACCGGCGACTGA
- a CDS encoding MerR family transcriptional regulator, whose protein sequence is MTVTDPPTDQQGAPTYAIRDAALLLGVSVHTLRYYDREGLLDVPRASSGERRYSARELSLLRFLLHLRGTGMGMAGLREYMTLVRAGDHTAPERRALLVRHEEAVQARLLALQGDLRAIRAKIERYDAHRACDGTPAVPPAGTRAPGEYA, encoded by the coding sequence ATGACGGTCACCGACCCCCCCACCGACCAGCAGGGCGCGCCGACGTACGCCATCCGCGACGCGGCGCTGCTGCTGGGTGTCAGCGTGCATACCCTGCGCTATTACGACCGTGAAGGCCTGCTGGACGTGCCGCGCGCCAGCAGCGGCGAGCGCCGGTACTCCGCGCGGGAGCTGAGCCTGCTGCGGTTCCTGCTGCACCTGCGCGGCACGGGCATGGGCATGGCGGGCCTGCGCGAGTACATGACGCTCGTCCGGGCGGGTGACCATACGGCCCCCGAGCGGCGCGCCCTGCTGGTCCGGCATGAGGAGGCGGTGCAGGCCCGGCTGCTGGCCCTGCAGGGCGACCTGCGCGCCATCCGCGCCAAGATCGAACGGTACGACGCCCACCGCGCCTGCGACGGCACGCCCGCCGTCCCGCCTGCCGGGACCCGCGCGCCGGGAGAGTACGCGTGA